A single region of the Halobacterium wangiae genome encodes:
- a CDS encoding arylsulfotransferase family protein: protein MRTTTTFRAVFASIILVSSALLVASAVPTAAENTDAQAQSDWNLTVAEGYNTSNPGERTTVVTAHVTGGDIWQYSLNGTLLYHDDTHDAYWDVDPVPNETNSVVYVATDEVRNESLCNPVSDDEYCIRQIIERANLTTGETEVLYSRVDATDYRQWHDADRVGDSQYIVADMFSDEVFVVNTTTGIVTWEWNMQNSFSLESGWDYPDDWAHINDVEKLEDGRVILSPRNHDQVLFVDPETGLQENWTIGADDRFSVLNGQHNPDYFNESAGGPAVLIADSNNNRTIEYARTEDGGWEQSWVWQDEQLMWPRDADRLPNGHTLITDTKGGRVVEIDEQGEVVWNLAREGHSRGEFAAYEAERLNTGDESAGGESAASLGLPSRTAPDDQASAARDESASDAGLVPASVANTASDTVQALLGIPAWILLVTIACTALAWFGVELWHDDGAIQVATGR, encoded by the coding sequence ATGCGCACCACAACGACATTCAGGGCCGTCTTCGCCTCGATCATCCTCGTGTCTTCGGCCCTCCTCGTTGCCTCCGCGGTTCCCACCGCCGCCGAGAACACGGACGCACAGGCCCAATCCGACTGGAACCTCACCGTTGCCGAGGGGTACAACACGAGCAACCCCGGCGAGCGGACCACCGTCGTCACCGCACACGTCACCGGCGGCGACATCTGGCAGTACTCCCTGAACGGCACACTGCTGTACCACGACGACACCCACGACGCCTACTGGGACGTCGACCCGGTCCCCAACGAGACGAACTCGGTCGTGTACGTCGCCACCGACGAAGTCCGCAACGAGTCACTCTGCAACCCCGTCAGCGATGACGAGTACTGCATCCGCCAGATCATCGAACGCGCGAACCTTACGACCGGCGAGACCGAGGTGCTGTACTCGCGCGTGGACGCGACGGACTACCGCCAGTGGCACGACGCCGACCGCGTCGGCGACTCGCAGTACATCGTCGCGGACATGTTCTCCGACGAGGTGTTCGTCGTAAACACCACCACCGGCATCGTCACGTGGGAGTGGAACATGCAGAACAGCTTCTCGCTCGAGTCGGGCTGGGACTACCCCGACGACTGGGCACACATCAACGACGTCGAGAAACTCGAAGACGGGCGCGTCATTTTGAGTCCCCGCAACCACGACCAGGTGCTGTTCGTCGACCCGGAGACCGGCCTCCAGGAGAACTGGACGATCGGTGCCGACGACCGCTTCAGCGTGCTCAACGGCCAGCACAACCCGGACTACTTCAACGAATCCGCGGGCGGGCCCGCCGTGTTGATCGCGGATTCGAACAACAATCGCACCATCGAGTACGCGCGAACCGAAGACGGTGGCTGGGAGCAGTCCTGGGTGTGGCAAGACGAGCAACTCATGTGGCCTCGCGACGCGGACCGACTGCCGAACGGACACACGCTCATCACCGACACCAAAGGTGGGCGGGTCGTCGAGATAGACGAACAGGGGGAGGTCGTGTGGAACCTGGCCCGTGAGGGCCACAGCCGAGGCGAGTTCGCAGCGTACGAGGCCGAACGCCTGAACACAGGCGACGAGAGCGCCGGCGGCGAGAGCGCTGCCTCCCTCGGTCTGCCCTCGCGAACCGCCCCGGACGACCAGGCCAGCGCCGCGAGAGACGAGAGCGCCTCGGACGCCGGACTCGTCCCTGCGAGCGTCGCGAACACCGCCAGTGACACCGTGCAGGCGCTGCTCGGCATCCCCGCCTGGATTCTGCTCGTGACCATCGCCTGCACCGCGCTAGCGTGGTTCGGCGTCGAACTCTGGCACGACGACGGCGCCATCCAGGTAGCCACAGGACGATAG
- the ftsZ gene encoding cell division protein FtsZ: MQDIVQDALDNAEAEQREMDADSDGSEFGDPRIVIVGCGGAGNNTVNRLYNIGVEGADTVAINTDKQHLKMIEADTKILVGKSLTNGLGAGGDPSMGERATEMAQGTVKEVLGDADLVFVTAGMGGGTGTGAAPVVSKIAKEQGAIVVGMVSTPFNVERARTVKAEEGLEKLREEADSIIVLDNNRLLDYVPNLPIGKAFSVMDQIIAETVKGISETITQPSLINLDYADMTAIMNQGGVAVMLVGETQDKNKTNEVVKDAMNHPLLDVDYRGASGGLVHITGGPDLTLKEAEGIADNITERLDASANVIWGARIQENYKGKVRVMAIMTGVQSAQVLGPSTQKQADKSRQELKEVDSKQRATEEASGKFGAHSDGGTDKVEQNNGLDVIR; the protein is encoded by the coding sequence ATGCAAGACATCGTCCAGGACGCACTCGACAACGCAGAAGCCGAACAGCGCGAGATGGACGCCGACTCCGACGGTAGCGAGTTCGGCGACCCGCGCATCGTCATCGTCGGTTGCGGTGGCGCCGGCAACAACACCGTCAACCGCCTGTACAACATCGGCGTCGAAGGTGCCGACACCGTCGCGATCAACACCGACAAACAGCACCTGAAGATGATCGAGGCCGACACGAAGATCCTCGTCGGCAAGTCCCTGACCAACGGCCTCGGCGCGGGCGGCGACCCCTCGATGGGCGAGCGCGCGACCGAGATGGCACAGGGCACGGTCAAGGAAGTGCTCGGCGACGCGGACCTCGTGTTCGTGACCGCCGGCATGGGCGGCGGCACCGGCACCGGTGCGGCCCCCGTCGTCTCGAAGATCGCCAAAGAGCAGGGCGCCATCGTCGTGGGCATGGTCTCGACACCGTTCAACGTCGAGCGCGCCCGCACGGTGAAAGCCGAAGAGGGCCTGGAGAAACTCCGCGAGGAAGCGGACTCCATCATCGTCCTCGACAACAACCGCCTGCTCGACTACGTGCCCAACCTCCCGATCGGGAAGGCGTTCTCGGTGATGGACCAGATCATCGCCGAGACCGTCAAGGGCATCAGCGAGACGATCACCCAGCCGAGTCTCATCAACCTCGACTACGCCGACATGACCGCCATCATGAACCAGGGCGGCGTCGCCGTGATGCTCGTCGGCGAGACCCAGGACAAGAACAAGACCAACGAAGTGGTGAAGGACGCGATGAACCACCCGCTGCTGGACGTCGACTACCGCGGCGCGAGCGGCGGTCTCGTCCACATTACGGGCGGCCCGGACCTCACGCTGAAAGAGGCCGAGGGCATCGCAGACAACATCACCGAGCGCCTGGACGCGAGCGCGAACGTCATCTGGGGCGCGCGCATCCAGGAGAACTACAAGGGCAAGGTCCGCGTGATGGCCATCATGACCGGCGTGCAGTCCGCGCAGGTCCTCGGGCCGTCGACGCAGAAGCAGGCGGACAAGTCCCGACAGGAGCTCAAGGAGGTCGACTCCAAGCAGCGAGCGACCGAAGAAGCCAGCGGCAAGTTCGGTGCGCACTCGGACGGCGGTACGGACAAGGTCGAGCAGAACAACGGCCTCGACGTCATCCGGTAG
- a CDS encoding double zinc ribbon domain-containing protein: MSKITFRADNDLVDAVEDLDASKSEVMRDALRTYLDEHGPSDTSADSLDDVVADRVDELVEQRLGVRQPAQDVNVRITVEPAEGLRAERERERARQPASEAEPRRTAGRGGDRTGEGSSCAQCGETVSADHVYCPNCGEKASRRVFCECGDEVRADWAFCPHCGRRTASADALER; encoded by the coding sequence ATGTCGAAGATAACGTTCCGGGCCGACAACGACCTCGTGGACGCCGTCGAGGACCTCGACGCGTCGAAGAGCGAGGTGATGCGGGACGCGCTCCGCACCTACCTCGACGAGCACGGTCCGTCCGACACGTCGGCAGACAGCCTCGACGACGTCGTCGCCGATCGCGTCGACGAACTCGTCGAGCAGCGCCTGGGCGTGCGACAGCCTGCACAGGACGTAAACGTCCGAATAACGGTCGAGCCCGCGGAGGGGCTGCGGGCCGAACGCGAGCGAGAACGGGCGCGCCAGCCGGCCTCGGAGGCCGAGCCGCGGCGGACAGCCGGTCGCGGCGGTGACCGCACGGGCGAGGGGAGTTCGTGCGCTCAGTGCGGAGAGACGGTGTCGGCGGACCACGTTTACTGCCCGAACTGTGGGGAGAAAGCGTCGCGTCGCGTGTTCTGCGAGTGCGGCGACGAAGTCCGGGCGGACTGGGCGTTCTGCCCGCACTGCGGCCGTCGGACGGCGTCGGCGGACGCACTCGAGCGGTAA
- a CDS encoding ribbon-helix-helix domain-containing protein, which produces MERVTLRIPEQQIDEVEQMVERGKFPNRSEAIRSAVREMIDEQTDQASPNSWAKV; this is translated from the coding sequence ATGGAGCGTGTGACACTCCGCATTCCGGAACAGCAGATCGACGAAGTGGAACAGATGGTCGAACGGGGGAAGTTCCCGAATCGCAGCGAAGCGATTCGGTCCGCCGTCCGAGAGATGATCGACGAACAGACTGACCAGGCCAGTCCGAACAGCTGGGCGAAGGTGTAA